The genomic region TGATCGCCGTGGGGCCAGGTGGGGTGCGGGTCGCTGTGCAGGTCAAGCATTACAGGAACAACGTCGGCAACGCGGCGGTGCAGGAGATCGTGGCGGCTGGGGGCGTTCTACCGTTGTTCGCAGGCGGTGGTCGTCACCAGCGGGCCAGGTTATACCCGCCCAGCTCAGGCCCTCGCCCAGGCCAACAGGGTGCCGCTGTGGGGACCAAGCGAGCTGTTCCAGCTTCAAGAATTGGCTGCCCGGGGGCAAACCCCGCCGCCCGCCTTGCTTCCCCTTTGAACGGCACTCCCCGCGCCGAGCGCTGCACGGATAAGGAACGCCGTTGCCAGACGGCAAGTCCTGCAAAAATGCTCTGAATGCGGGACCTCGGCCGCACAGCGTCGCTCACGGTGCCCAGATACTTCCTGAGCTGGAAAGCCGATGAACACAGTGTTTCAAGCCTCTAACAGCGTTATGTGTTACGTTGAACCATGCGTAAAATCACGTTGGCCCTTGCCGTTGCCCTCAGTCCTTTCGCTGCGGCTGGCGGCTCAGGTGGCCCCGCGCCGGTCACCCAGCTCCCCCAGCGTGTGAACACCACCCTGAACTTCGGGGATTTCACGAGTGCGGCGCAGTGGACCTACCCCGCCGCGCAGACCGGGAAGCTGCCCGCCGTGCTGCTGATTCACGGCTCCACCCCCGCTGACATGGATTTCACCGTCACCGGCCCCGACGGCAAGGTGCTCAGCCGCATCTTCGCGGACCTCTCCCAGGGCCTGAGCAGCCAGGGGATCGCGGTGCTGCGCTACAACAAGCATTACGTGAGCGGCCCCGGCAAGGTGGACTACCAGAGCTTTTATACCAAGGCCGACCTGAACACCTTCCTGAAGGACGCCGAGACGGCCCTGAACGCCATCAAGGCCAACCCGCGTGTCGATCCGGAGCGCATCTATGTGTACGGCTGGAGCGAGGGCAGCACCGTCGCCGCCGCCCTGGTGAACAACCACCCGGAAGTCGCGGGGCTGATCTTGCAAGCGCCTGTGACGCTGCCGTGGGCGGACCTGTTCGACAAGCAGCTCACGGACGTGCAACTGCCGTACCTAAAGCAGGTGGTACCGGATGGGCTGACCAACCAGAACCTGACCGTGGCCTACACCGGCCCTGGCGGTCTGGTCGCCCGCAGTGCCCTGACCTTCGCCCTGAACCAGGAGAGCCTGGCTGCCGGGAAGTACGAACTGAATCTGGCCGCTTACGATCAGAACAAGAACGGCGTCGTGGAACTGGACAGTGAGTACCTGCCCGGCGCGCGCGCTGTTGTGAAGTTCCTGATCGAGACCCCACAGGCGCCCCTGAACATCTACTCCCGCGCCCGTGCGCTGCCGGTCACGACTGCCCAGGCTCCCTCGATCAAGGTGCCAGTGCTGATCTTGCAAGGCCAGAACGACGCCAACACGCCCGCGAAGTATCTGAACGCCCTGACCGACGCCCTGAGGAAAAGCGGTGTCCCAACCACCGTGAAGCTGTACCCCGGCCTGGGGCATAGCCTCGGAAAGGCCCCCAGCATCGTTCAGGACAACTTCCAGCCCATCGAGACGCAGCCCATCAACGACACGGCGGTCTGGATCAAGGGACGCTGAACAACCCCGGCGCGCCTTCCTCGACGGAATGCGCTGCGCCCAGACGCCTTCTGAGCCGCTAAACCGATGAACACGGCGTTCCAGGCCCTCAACGGCGTAAGCAGTAGCCAACGCTTCCATTCATGACTGCTTGCTTCCTTGCAAACTCGGAGATTGACCACCTCGTCCGGTGTTCTGTGCGCGTCCTACCTGCAACCAAGTCGAGCACACACCTTCAGGGTTTACCTGCGAGAGACTGAGAGAACAAGGCGGTTGACTTTACAAGGGGTTCTTCTTCTTTCATACTGCGTGAGATATGGCTTACAAGAAGCTCAGCGAGCAGATGCAGGAACTCAGTAATCCTCAGCGCAGCGATGCCTTCGTTCGCCAGTTTCGTGACGCGGTGCGGGAAGGCAAGATTGACGCCATGTATCTGCCTGAACGCTTCACGATGCCGAAGGAGTTCAGGCGCCGGGGCGCGGAAGGCAGCTACCAGCGGGACGCCCGGGACATGCTGTTTGAAGTGACGCCCGACGCTGAGCAGTGGTTCGAGCAGACCAATACGGATCTGGCCGCCCCTTCGCGCCGCAGCGGGACGCCCAAGCCCACCGCCGAGAACATTGAGGCCGGTCTGGTCGATTTCAGAGCGCTGGCCGAAGAGACCCGCCGGAAGATGCAGGCCAGCTACGAGAAGGGCCAAGCCCTCGGACAGAGCCGCAGTCAGGCTGCCAAGGGCAAGCGCGCTAAGGCGGCCACCGGCACCCGGAAGACCGCCCGCCGCAAGTAGACCTCTCCCCTACCGAGCAACCGGGGCGCCCTCACAGGGCGCCTTTTCTCTGCATGTTTACATTTTTACATACTTGTATGTTCGCGTGTTAAAATGTCGTATGGCAAAAGTCATCAGCATCGGCAACATGAAGGGCGGCGTGGGCAAGACGACCAGCGCCGTCCACCTGGCGCAGCAGCTCGGGCGCAAGGGGAAGACGCTGCTCCTCGATGCTGACGAGGAGTTGCAGTGCGCGGTGTACTGGCGGGCCAGCGACTTCGAGGGCTGGACCTTCGATGCCCTGCCCTTCCGCGAGTTCACCCCGGAGAAGGCCGAGGGCTACGAGTACGTCATCATCGACACCAAGGGCAACGAGCAGGGCCAGGACCTCGTGAGCCTCGCCCATTCCAGCGATCTGCTGGTCATCCCCACCAAGCCGGACGGTCTCAGCGCGACTGGCCTCATCCGCACCCTCACCCCCCTTGTTGATGCCGGAGTGAGCAACTACCGGGTGCTGATCGTCGCCAACGTTGGCGGCCGTGGTGAGGAGCTGCGGGACGCCCTTGCCGAGCAGGAGGTGCCCGTCATGACCACGCTGGTCCGGCAGAGCACGGCGGTGGGAGACGCGGCCGAACGGCGGGTGCCGCTGGAGGCCTACACCACCAACCGCTACGCCAAGCTGGTTTCTCTCGATTACGGCAGCGTGGCCCGCGAGGTACTGAACCATGTCCGCTGAGGGCAAAAAGGCCGGGCGCTTCAGCGGCCTCGACTCCATCCGCAGCAAACCCGAGGCTGCCGTTCCCGTCAGCCCTCCAGCAGCTTCACTGGCTGTCGCAGAAGACAAGAGCGCCAAGCCGGAGCCGTTCAGCAGTCATCTCCGGAACGGCACGAAGCGCAGGCTCAGGCAGGCTGCCGCCCGTGAGGACCGGAAACTGTTCGAGACGCTGGAGCAGGCCGTCGAGGAATACCTCAGCAAGCACCATCCCGACATTCGGGAGTAAAAAGGGAAGGCCAACGCGCCCTCTGTTTTTAACATGCAAACATTTTTAATTTTTTACATGTAGGAATGTAGGAGTGAGGAGGATGCCCATGTACGAGAACGAACCCAAACTCATGCACCGGGAGGCGCGGAAGCTGGTCGCCTTGGGCATCCCAGTCATCCCAACAGGCGGCGGCATCAGCCCGAAGGCCAAGGAACCTCACCACGAAGCCCTGAAGGGAACAGGCCACTGGTACATCAACAGGGGAGGGGAGAGGCGCAGCACCTGGAAAGTGTTCCAGGACCGTCTGCCGACGGAGGACGAGCTGGAGGCGTGGTATTTGGAGCACCGCGCCCGGGGCATCGGGTTCGTGACTGGCCGGAAGTCCGGGCGGGTGGTGGTGGACGTGGACGCGGAGGGCCTGGCCCTCCTCGTGGAGTTGGGCTGGGAGCCCCACGTCCTCACGCCGAGCGGCGGCGCGCACTTCTATGTGCCCCATCCCGGGTGGTACGTGCCGAGCAACGCCAGCAAGAACAAGGCGGTCCTGCCCCCAGGCTTCGATATTCGGGGGGACGGCGGATATGCCATGTACCC from Deinococcus budaensis harbors:
- a CDS encoding restriction endonuclease; protein product: MAKRRTRKKDDPAGTLGLALLFGTLYAGWSANWGLLGLLLLVLVAALAGFILRGRRRQARALALRDLQALTPRQLELHVAQVISALPGWRAEATRGSSDQGADVIAVGPGGVRVAVQVKHYRNNVGNAAVQEIVAAGGVLPLFAGGGRHQRARLYPPSSGPRPGQQGAAVGTKRAVPASRIGCPGANPAARLASPLNGTPRAERCTDKERRCQTASPAKML
- a CDS encoding alpha/beta hydrolase family protein, with the translated sequence MRKITLALAVALSPFAAAGGSGGPAPVTQLPQRVNTTLNFGDFTSAAQWTYPAAQTGKLPAVLLIHGSTPADMDFTVTGPDGKVLSRIFADLSQGLSSQGIAVLRYNKHYVSGPGKVDYQSFYTKADLNTFLKDAETALNAIKANPRVDPERIYVYGWSEGSTVAAALVNNHPEVAGLILQAPVTLPWADLFDKQLTDVQLPYLKQVVPDGLTNQNLTVAYTGPGGLVARSALTFALNQESLAAGKYELNLAAYDQNKNGVVELDSEYLPGARAVVKFLIETPQAPLNIYSRARALPVTTAQAPSIKVPVLILQGQNDANTPAKYLNALTDALRKSGVPTTVKLYPGLGHSLGKAPSIVQDNFQPIETQPINDTAVWIKGR
- a CDS encoding ParA family protein: MAKVISIGNMKGGVGKTTSAVHLAQQLGRKGKTLLLDADEELQCAVYWRASDFEGWTFDALPFREFTPEKAEGYEYVIIDTKGNEQGQDLVSLAHSSDLLVIPTKPDGLSATGLIRTLTPLVDAGVSNYRVLIVANVGGRGEELRDALAEQEVPVMTTLVRQSTAVGDAAERRVPLEAYTTNRYAKLVSLDYGSVAREVLNHVR
- a CDS encoding bifunctional DNA primase/polymerase, encoding MYENEPKLMHREARKLVALGIPVIPTGGGISPKAKEPHHEALKGTGHWYINRGGERRSTWKVFQDRLPTEDELEAWYLEHRARGIGFVTGRKSGRVVVDVDAEGLALLVELGWEPHVLTPSGGAHFYVPHPGWYVPSNASKNKAVLPPGFDIRGDGGYAMYPPSRNRKGQYRRTGHRKPLRVEDIPDSVTVGGTTYPLRWALGLVQPAETAQPTQAQRAQAHQSQVGQGERRVPVWLMLDRASAYAPISRNRGAFMFGLWMHANDYTEDEALAHVEEYVDRVQGVKRTAFTGDEARQAVQSAYGYPRNEPWERQDDERAS